The DNA window TGTCGGATGTAAAATATCTTGAccggcctgatggaaacagcaaattTTTAAGTAAACTTTCCAAACGTAGACAAAACAAAAATACGCTgaacaaggtgggatcttttttttGTCAGTAAAAATAATTATGTGAGAAATGTTGGTGGAAAAGCTTTTATGCACATATTGATATAATAGCCATCATATCGAACTAAACTTGGAGTCACGAGATGACATGTTGTATGGTACCCCCACTATGACTTGGAGTCACGAGATGACATGTTGTATGGTACCCCCACTATGACTTGGAGTCACGAGATGACATGTTGTATGGTACCCCCACTATGACTTGGAGTCACGAGATGACATGTTGTATGGTACCCCCACTATGACTTGGAGTCACGAGATGACATGTTGTATGGTACCCCCACTATGACTTGGAGTCACGAGATGACATGTTGTATGGTACCCCCACTATGACTTGGAGTCACGAGATGACATGTTGTATGGTACCCCCACTATGACTTGGAGTCACGAGATGACATGTTGTATGGTACCCCCACTATGACTTGGAGTCACGAGATGACATGTTGTATGGTACCCCCACTATGACTTGGAGTCACGAGATGACATGTTGTATGGTACCCCCACTATGACTTGGAGTCACGAGATGACATGTTGTATGGTACCCCCACTATGACTtgtcgggaaagcatgcagtttattaggctgcagATTAAATCAATTGTGAACTTCACAAGATGGTGAAAGTTCAAGGTTGATGAGCTTGAcactcctttccaataaatattgagggtcttattctggtgacatgatttTCAATGCTTGGCTAGAGCACTCGTGCCAATACCAAAATGGGAAAACTCGCTATATAACAGAAACAactcagtagagttgaaaatgcgatggaaactcATTTAActtattcggtacatgggaatttgaCCGCAAATTGTTTTTTAATGTGCACTAttgtcatcacgcacagccttatACCTgaaacaagtcaatttgatggaaacatctctggtgggaaaatgtgtatAGTGTTTTTATACAGATGTTTGAATATTTGCattaaaatctgtcgccaattgaatggaaacctagctactgacggtcactcaattagcccatgccAGCTTCatattggtaaattagtctagtcagctatctaaacttgtaatcatggccgaattaTTGACCAGGCATGAAGGGTACTTCCAAggggccccattgattttgttagtcacttctCACTCAGATAACATATTAGTATGgaataagtcatggcaaaatgtgtagaccCCAAAAACaattctctccaccctatggcaaaatgtgtagaattgcatgaaattagctgtaaaaaTTATCATTTTtatctccgccccatggcaaaacgAATAGAAATCCATTAAATTAGTAATAAAATTGCAAAACCCCCATGGCCAAACATGTAGAATTGCAACAAATTTGCTATAAATGtgcaacattttctctgcacCCCATGGCAGAATTaaactatttttctctccatcatCAAGAGGGGGGGCCACTCAAATGTTTTTCCCCTGAGGTGGATGTGCTCCCCAATACAATTTTGCTTCAGGCCCCCAAAAATCTAGGCCTGCCAACCACTGTTGGTGCTTTTGACAATGTCATGCTTGGTTTTGAATGGATGTTCAGCTTCAGCAAAGTCTGGATATGTACCTATGTCCTTTTAGAAGCAACAAGGTGTAGAAATTAATGGgtgaggcactgcatcgcagtgcttgaggtgtcactacagacccgggttcgatcccacgctgtgtcgcagccggccgggaccgggagacccatttgcccagtgtcatccgggttaggggatggtttggctggccaggatatccttgtcccatcgcgctctagcaactcctgtggcctGCTGGGCGTATGCACGCTGACTTGGTcaccagttgtacagtgtttcctccaacatattGGTGAggctagcttccgggttaagcgagcagtgtgtcagtcaagaagcaatgcggcttggcaggggcgcatggctctcgaccttcatctctcccgagtctgtactctcctgagttgcagcgatggggcAAAGATTGAGGATATGTCACACTGGGCATTCCATATGCCAGAGCTACGCATCTAGAATATTCATTGGCAAACAAAATGTCTTCCTCCACTACAACTTCTCAACTTGACACAGTATATTCCACAAAAACATGTTTCAGTTCCTCTGAAAGTTCATGCCCCATACATTTACACAAGAACAACAAGGGACAGGGAATGCATCATAATCTAAATGTGAAATATTTGTCTCTCATGGTTCAGTCACTAGAGTGCAGTAAAATGACTAGTTTACCAAATCTGACAGCCATGGGGCACACACAGACAATGACGATCATTTCTTTGAAAAAGTATGCTGTTTTTATGCTGTTAACGTTCATATTTTTTCATTTGAATGTAGGGTATCTATTGTATACCTGCCaatggggaggcagggtagcctagtggttagagcgttggactaataactaaTATTGTTTCTGGTAAAGGAGAAGTTCCCACATGGCCAAACCCAGATACCGGAACACCAGTTCAAAAACACAAGTGATTAAAGGTGCGGTAACCACATTTATCAGACTGAAAGGGAGATGGTCTCATGGGAGAGGGATATGCAATGTATTTGCAATTTATTACACAACACATTTTAAACAGGACAAGCAATTTGAACATCTGAAACAAAGCTCATTACTTCAACCTATAATTATTTGATTACAACTTGATTCAAGCTATACAAATCTAATTGACACAGAGAGTACAAAGGACAGAGGAGGACATGCGTGATCTGACCTGTTAACTCTGTTTACAAGTCTCCCATGTTGGTTTGTCTCTGTGACCTTTGCATGGTATGGTGGCTATCTGGGCAGACTGGAGAGGACCCCTACATCCCTGGGCCCTGACCCCAGGGTGGGAACACAGTGCCTGATTAGACAGAGAGGCTCATGGGCCTTGAGGGCCTCAGTCAGACGCATTTGCTCCTCAGACAGAAACTGTACCTCCTTCTTCAGCAGCCTGTTCTTCTGATCCAGACACTCATATGCCTGTACGGGACAACTGGGCTCAGTTACTTTATAATCTTactagtagagtagaatacaagtTGAATCCACTTGATTCAGAGAATACGTGTGACATTGATAGCTGTGTTATTCCTGTCATATAAGAGAAAAGGTTAGACTATGCCAAGATAGTTGTGTGACGATAAGGAGTCTGTTACGCACGTACAGACCCACCTTATGCAGCTCATCTgctctccgtgtctgtctgtttcGGCTCTTTTGTGCTGCCACCCTGTTATTTTCCCTTCTTTTAAGTCTCCAGTCATCATCTTCATCACCAgagctctgcagcagaggtacagAATGCCACATTGCATGTCAGTCAGAATATCATACAACGCTGCTACTCCCTCCCTGATTAAGCTTTGTGTGGTCATCCAACACAATGACGCGGATTACTATTCCATTTGTCAACAGTGATAGAGTGACAAAACAATCAACAAAGGAATAATTGTATAAAGCATTCAACTTTAGCCTACTATTTTTGTGTATTTGACACTTACCTCGCATCTTTGAAGCATAAAACTGCTTTGATCATTGATTTGCAAAAAGCTGCGAGAAATATCGCAGTCAGACATCCCAGACGCAATAATAAGTTTAGCCTATATCGATTatttaaaatatgaaatatattttaaaaaacaagtcgCCTTTGAACGTTTTATTTCAGGTAGCTAGTTCCAAGATATAGAGTCTACAAAAGTGATACGGATTTGCATGCAAGAGACAAAGAGTTTCACTTGTTCAAAGTGCACTTGCAGCTTCATTGAAGACGccaatatttattttaaatcACGTGCTAAATAGTGTGTGACGCCCTTTGAGCGTTGGGACAAGAGCAAAGCAGCACATACTTTATTTGTTTTTAAAAGTGCTtgttaaaatgtttaaaatagatttagttttttttattcaAATCAACATGCTTTGTACATTTTCTTTACATTTTAGGACCAGATGCTCGTTCCCACAATGTTTCAGAAAgtttaacatttttaaatgttatgTTCAATCCGGCTGTATTCTTATATTCTCATAAGCCTACAACTGAGGATGACCTCAACGCCGTGACAAATGTTGTATAAAAAATAATACCCTAGCAAAAAAGGGGACTGTTTTAAAAAGTGATTCTATAGAGGTGTATACattgtacatacagtatgcagtTCCCGTTATCCACCACGTGAGGGCGATATTGTATCACAGACTTCTGCGAACATAAACCCCATCACCGTtgataaatactacagtattgcATCCTTCCAATCACAATAGGAACATAGTTGTTCCTGCACAAATAGGAGCATAGTTGTTCCTGAGCTCTGCCTGCTCTATGGCTCTCTTGATGGGTGGTCTGGTCCTCCTAGCTGTCTTGTCCTCTCTGTTGGGCCTGCTGCTGAACACCTCCCCAAACACCTCCAGGGACTTGGTTGTGGGACGCATGTTCAGCACCTGTCTCAGGCCCTTAGCCCTCTGATGCACCACCTGGAGAGACTTTACAGCAGACACATCTGTCACCAGTCACTCTCAACCGTGGTCATATATGaaacatacacttatgttggataGAAGAGGGTGTAACGGGAGCATAGCTGCGGCctccgacctcaaggcactacagagggtagtgcgtacagcccagtacatctccggggccaagcttcctgccatccaggacctctataccaggcggtgtcagaggatggccctaaaaattgtcaaagactccagccaccctagtcacagactgttctctctgctaccgcatgacaagtggtaccggagcgccaagtctaggtccaagaggctcctaaatagcttctaccccaagccataagactcctgaacagctaatcaaatgggtacccagactatttgcattgcccctcgccctgttgccagtttgtcttgtttgtcaagtcaaccagcgtttttgtctCAGCTCCAGCTTTTCTGATCTGCCACGCCCATTGTCTGAAGTTGGTGCAACCTGCCCCGAGACGTCTCCCTGGGGGCTTGGATGTTGCTCCTCACCTATCCGCCATTCCcgcagagtaccaggacctctgggAGGTGTTCAACAAGTCCCGGGCCACTTCCCTTCCACCGCACCACCCCTATGACTGCAGAATTGACCTCCCTAGCTCCATGCCGCCCTGGGGATGTCTGCACTCTCTGTCGGGAccagagaccaaggctatggagatcTACATTGGGGAATCCCTAGCTACAGGATTtatctgtccctcttcctctcctgctgGCGCAGGGTTCTTCTTCATGGAaaaaaggacaagaccctgcgcaCGTGCA is part of the Oncorhynchus tshawytscha isolate Ot180627B linkage group LG18, Otsh_v2.0, whole genome shotgun sequence genome and encodes:
- the LOC112217630 gene encoding basic leucine zipper transcriptional factor ATF-like 3, which codes for MSDCDISRSFLQINDQSSFMLQRCESSGDEDDDWRLKRRENNRVAAQKSRNRQTRRADELHKAYECLDQKNRLLKKEVQFLSEEQMRLTEALKAHEPLCLIRHCVPTLGSGPRDVGVLSSLPR